Genomic DNA from Macadamia integrifolia cultivar HAES 741 chromosome 6, SCU_Mint_v3, whole genome shotgun sequence:
ttaaggctataatgagatgtgtttctaattttagagtaATGGCATCCACTTCGAGAGCTAATAACGAGGCAGCAAAATGGACTCAAAGCGAACAAGATTATCTCTTGAAATTAATGGTTGAACAAGTGAAAGTTGGTAATAAGAGTTCTAGCACTTTCAATAAAGGTGGGTGGAACAATATCAAGAAGGGGCTTGAGGAAAAATTTAATCGGTCATTTACGATGGTTCAATTAAGgaataagatgaataaaatgcGATTCGATTACAGCGCTTTCAAGAAACTACTGGATACTACAGGTTTTGGTTGGAATTCCGTGACGAGGACCTGTACAGTTGAAGATGACAGTGTTTGGGATGTACACATCAAAGTATACTGtacttttatatgatttttttaatattcggTGTAATTTTATCTAATAGCTAGTGTGTAAAATTTTCAGGCAAATCGTGATTGGTCAAAGTTTAGGAGGAAtgggctaccacattggcctgaaCTATGTATAATTTTTGGGGATTCATATGCTAGTGGGATAGGCGGATTCGGGAATGAATCTGATTTCAGGTTTGAAGAGGAATCGAGAGGTGTTGATGATGAGGTGGATGCAGATGTAGATGTAACTCCAACTACTCCATTGGCTAATACCTTGCAGACAAGTTATTATGAAAGCCAAGATCCAGGAAACTGATCGTCCTAGAGTCAACAGAAgacttgataggacacctacaGGATATAGGAAGAAGAGTAGGACAACTGGTATTGAACGCGCCATACAGACCCTAGCCGAGTCAGTAGCAAACAAGAATACTTCAACCCCTAGCTCAACTCCAATGGGTCTCACTCCAAATACCACAGATTTCAGCACTTCTACTTGTGTTAGATTATTGGAAACTATGAATGATATCCCAAGAGAATTGCATATTAAGGCGTGCAAGAGGATATTGGTGGATCGGGAATGGAGAAAATTATTCATTACTCTCAAggatgaaacgaaacaattggcttttgatgtgttagattgatggatgataatctaacctttttttttttaatatggatgATTGTAATGAAATACATTTAAGACCTTTTGTAGTAGGATCGATATATTTTGTTAGTTACACTTGatgtaaaagtgtaatatggATATTTACACTTTATGCTACTTTTCTAAATATGCCAGTTAAATTTTACTCTTATTGTAGCAATGATTCTGTTGGATgcctttttgttttaaatacttattaCATCATCTGATAATTAGGGCATGTTGGATGATTATAGTTTTATAGATCTTTTGGGAAATTTGTATTAGGGGATAAACATTTGTATGATATTAACAAGTTTATAATTTGTATGAATCAGTTATGGCAAATGTCGATAATACTCCAATAATCTCCTCTACTGACGACGATGTAGAAGAATTGATTCTCGCAACATTGTTGATAGTACAATATCATTATTCCAGCGATTTATACAATAGAGAACCACGCAGGGATAGTGCATTCACAGGGGCAGCATGGGTACATGAGGTGTTGCATGGGCATGCAAACCGTTGTTACGAAGAATTTGGCATGGAACGACATGTGTTTTTAAATTTATGCCTACTAATGAGACATCGTGGTTGGTTACAAGACAGTCGCAAAATTAGGGTAGATGAGCAATTGGCAATGTTCATGTTCAGAATAACAGGTGTAGGTCCTACTAATAGAGCAGTTGAGGAGAGATTCCAACATTCAGGACAGACTGTCAGCTATTACTTTGGCAAAGTATTGCAAGGGGTGCTTAAGCTTTCTAAGGAGTATATCAAAGCCCCATCGTTTGATGAGATTCCTATGGAAATAATTGCAAACAACAAATGgtggccatattttaaggtatattggcaattttctttctaataagtttacatcattttttaacttatgatcgttttttgtttcacataatagtgcttttggttggttttttgttttattttaattaggattgcattggtgccaTAGATGGTACACATGTTACTGCTATAGTTCCTAAGGGAAAACAGATCCCATATCGAGGACGGAAGGGGATAACAacccaaaatgtgatgtgtgcctgctcgtttgacatgaaattcacttttgtatatGCGGGTTGGGAAGgcagtgcaaatgattgtcgtgTATTCAATAGAGCCCTAGAGGATCCTACTTTACgatttcctcatcctccccgaGGTATATCAATTCCCAAATTCTCATGTATGCAAATGATTATTGTGTATGCTTTTAATATCTTGCTTTATCATATTGTAGGGAAGTATTACGTTGTAGACTCAGGATATGCGAGTAGGAATGGATACTTGACACCATTTAAAGGAGAGAGATATCATATACCAGAttataatggaggaagaagacaacccagaagtactaaggaattgtttaattatagacattcttctttaaggaatcatattgagcgttgttttgggattttaaaatcaagattccctattttaaaaaacatgcctcaattctcacttagttaccaaagttatattgtgatagcttgttgtggacttcataactatattaaatctgaacaaatagcagatgcactttttcaacaatatggggaagatgactactatgatcctaatgaagagagagtcaggGTAGTCAACGCTCACGGGTCACAAGAAGATGGTGATATTGCGAGTACTTCTACTACAATTCATCAGGGCAGTCAACGTGTACAAGGAAGACAGATGAATGAGCTAAggatacaaattgcaaatcagatggcagtagataagggttaccccctgatttgattgtttatgtaataaaatttcaagacacctatttgcagctatgatttttattttgtaattcctataaacttgaatagtagacttttgttttcttattaagataaatgtggaaactctttatgtttatgttttattatttcctttaagtaatagtattttaaaagataatttcataaacaaattatttccttatttaagttaaatttgaccataatagcatgtttgtaattattgatttcattgttcaaaagtgaattttcattattgtactctccaggaatagaagtgtttgtcaaacgttgtttctgttcttttcctgttctaaagccatttctgaaatagttttaccaaacgctgtttctattcccccagagtgtcttcacagcatggaatcgaaaaagaacacttctgtaaaagaacactctccaggaataggaagtgttatcaaacggcacctcAGTAATCAGATTCAGCCAGTGTTCTTCTGATGGCTCTAAAACTGCTCGCATGAACAAAAGAAATCTGAACTTGCTGAGGGCCCCAACTCATAGCTACCGTAACATGTAGCTCAGATTCAGATACAATCACAAAAATATTCAAGTTTCTTTTCCACAAAATCCGTAGGTTTGGAATCCTATCGTCTCGATTCTTATGAATAAAATCACAATAAAAACCaaacttattaaaaaataagtttggaaaagCACTCACATCCACCATAGGCTTGGCAATGCACAGAAGGGCTGGATCCTTCTGCTTGATTAAGTCAAACAAGGCTCGTTTTCCGACCTTCTTTattcctctaatattccaaaagaggatCTTTATAAAATCACTTCTTTGAGACAGCCTGCCGGTCAGACTTAGAGGCCTGCCCCATTGCTGCAACGCCTTTTTCATTCCTCCTAGCTTCAACCTCCGCACGGCTGATAGCATTGTCAATCGCTGCCACCTCTTGGTGTTGGATTACCACCCTTCCTCCCACAATCTGCGACTGAGAGATTCCCAAAATGATTTGATCAGGTCCGCACCAATCCTGTCCACGCCCTCCTCTACCAGCTCTAGCTTGCCCTCGACCCCCACAGCCAGTATAAATTGCTTTATTTTTGCGAGGACGAAACATGCGGTGCACCGAGGCCCTCTCTTCAGTGTCTAACGGACCCTGTTATCAGCTTCATCCCCATCTTAAAGATTCTCCTCCCTAGAATCCTGAGAAGCTTTCTCAGACACATAATTGTCATAATCCGATGGGTCTGACCCATATCCGCTTTCACCCAGCGGGTTATCAAACCATGATAGGGTCTTGGGCATTTTGTCTTTGGTCGATATCTGAAGGGAGAATAATATCCAACTGTCCTTGGGCTGACTTGTCCTCAGATTCGTTTAAAATAGAAACCGAATTCTCCCTAACAGCCTTATTGGTTCTTAAGTTAGTTTCCTTAAAAGAAGGATTGGatctctctccttccatccGAGGAGTCCTAGCGCAGTTGGGGTCGCCGGAGAGTACAGCCGCCCCTCCTCTTCCCGCCTCCAACGAGTCATGGACTGTCTCACAACcattctctcctcccctctttccacccccttcttttctctgtaGTCCTCAGCCGAATGACCCAGCTTTTTGCAAAAATTGCATCTCCCAATATCATCTTCAGAAAGAATTCTGTGTAAACAGGAAAAAAGTCTCCTTCCCTGGTTGTCTCTCCACCTGGATTTCCTTCAAACGAGTACCACCTTCTTCCACCTCCACCAGGACACGAGCATAATTCCCCATAGAACCATTCACCGTACGCCGATCAACCGCCACCGGTCGTCCCAAAGCCTTGGCGATGGACAGCAAAATTTTCTCATGCTAATACTCCATCGACAGTTCTGGGTAGCGAATCCACACCAGCTTGGTCTGAATATGGTCTTCGTGGATACTAAATTCTAGTCACCATCTTTGAAAACAAATAATTTGTCCTCTCACCTTGACCGGCCCTCTCTTCCACATGGACGCCATATCACCTTCGAGTTCAAATTGAAAGAGAATATAAGCTTTGCCCAATGGAGCCAGGTTAACCTTTCCTTTCAACTTCCAAGCCTCCTTTGAATCGCTGCGCACATCATCCATTGAAACGAACCGAAAGTTCATCCTCCCAATCAAAGCGTAATTAAAAGTTTGAAGTTTCTTTTCATATGCCTCTTGTGGAATAACCACTTTGGTAAGTGACCCAGCATGGAACGGCTCAGGCAAATCCTCAACATCTGGCAAGATTCTACGAGCAATCATTGCATAGGAAGGTTTGCAAACATCACTCCCATTCACAGCCTTCGTACCTGGTAAATCATTTGGAGCCATCCCCTCTATAGGTTGAAAATCCTCCACCGCCGGGAGCCCCTCAGGGATGGCCTCTAGCACCGTCCGCGTCTCAGAAACAAGATTTGAAGGAGCCTGCGAAGTGTGAGCAGGTCTCCAAAAATCTATAATTCGTCTTTGTTTTCCACGGTCGGGGGGTGGCCACCATAATGGCCAAAGCCGCCGCCCAGGGACCTAGCCGTCTCCAcctcagagcttctctctcctaaatcgCTCATAAATTCCTCTTGAGGCATGTGTAAGTTTGCTTACAAATAAAatgttaaaagaaaattacaacaaAAGAAGAACTGACAATAATAACAAAGAATTGGGACTAACTATCCCAATGCAATTAACATAAACGAAAGAACCATTAGATAATGTGATACTAGACGAAGATTTCTTTAAGGAGGAAAATATACCTGAAACAACAAACATGTGATTTGAaacacctgaatcaatgatccaaggaCGAAAAGAAGATAGGCATCCAATGGCATTACTTGTTTGGACAAAAGTAGCAGTGGAGGGCAGAGAATCCATAGAAGTCTGAAACTGATTATACCGTGCAAATTAGTCATCAGTCATCATAACCATCTTACCCCCAAATGGTTCAGGTGGAGTGGTGGTCTCATTATTTGTTGTTGTATTAGCAAACTGCTTCTAAGAAGGTTTGCTATGAAGTTTCCATAGAAACGTTGGAGATGcctgttagagatattagttatgttactCTAAGGGTAGTTTTAGTAATTTGTCATAttatgtatattttctttttctcttttctcctccttagggaggtatgtgtgaTTTCCTATAAAtatgttagtgaagtaatatatttgATGTTAGTGAGATTTTACTAATAACATACCATTCAAACATACCATcacctcctctccttcttcctcttctacttcttcttctccaactctcatCTCATTATTCTTCCTCATCTACATATTCTAACTATGCCCTGGTTTGCCCCAGTGATGGCATATCTGCCTTGTTCCTGAACTATCTGAAGATGTGGAATGACCAGTAGTTTGCCCTTTGCCATTCTCACTGCTATTGCCACGTGTACTACCATGATTAGGGTTTCGAGACACAAGAGCTGAGCTATCCACAAGTGTAGAAACATAAGTACTCTCTCAAGATACTCGAAAGACACAGGAGAAAGTATATGTGAGAGATGCCACCTTGTCACCTCTAAGGACTTGAGAACAAAGAAAGTCATACTTTGTTCAAGACAACCCAAAAAGCCCACTACTCCCTCTAGTTCTGCATCTGTTGCACATTACTATTGATAGAGTGATAGAAAGTAGAGAATTCAATTCTTCATACATCCTCTCAAAACTAGAAAAGTATTTGGTCAAAGGACGACCCTTTCAATCACCCAATAGAAATCCAGAGAAAACTCAtaaatataagagagagagttatGTCCGGTATATAGAACATTCAACTAGTCCCACAATTCCGTCACAATATCAATATAGGTGACAGTATCGACAATCAAATTGTCCATAAAGTTCGGAAGCTGCCCTGAACTCGTGCATTTACAATATACCACATACTATCTGCAACAGGCTAAGCCTTTGTCAAATGATCATGTTGATTACTAACTATCAAAACCAACTGCAccattttcttccattgttgtAAGTTGGCAGCCCTTGTAAGTTTCTTCTCTGTGATTCGAGAGGATGAGGCTACAACCTCAATACAACACTCTTTGCTTCAGCCATGGGTGCAAATAAATCAACAAATAATTACGAACAAGAACCAAAAATCGATCCACAAAAACCCTGCAAAAATCAATCTCATGGACCCTGCTCTAGAaaaaatcaatcccaaaacccttacaAGTAGGGTCCATCCACAGAGATGGATCCCACACCCTAATCAATCCCAAAAGGAACCCTTCAACAAAGATCAACAAAGTTCTCAAACCCTGACAAAATCGATCCACAAAATGCTtgacaaaaatcaatttttctaaaaaccctgaaaaaaaatcaatttttctcaaaaccctgaaaaaaaaatcaatttctccGCAAAAACGTGAGCTTCCTTCAATCTTCACTCCATAAATCAGCAATCACCATTGATAAGACTTAGTTCTTAAGACCGGTCATGAACTAGTCTCTAAAAGCAACCTAATAGCAGCATAGGGTGCTGCGccccttaaaaaagaaaaatgagagaaaccTCAAACCAGAACCTTGATGATTCAATCACAATATTGATTGAAAGCAGAACTTGTGATGATTGGAATGGGAAATATGGAAATGTCTCAGCACCTAAGGATCAAGCTCTGATacaatgtaaaaaataaaaagaacaaaaagaaatgaTTGTGCCTATAATCTTTAGGAGTCACAACCTTGTGTTGAGATTCccacttcattcaatatatataggaaaattatcttgtaccaccacCCCTATTTTTAAACTTTATATGACATACCACCTTAATTTGCCCAAAATATCTAACATGCCCCTAAAGCCTAACACCGTTAgtttagaaatggaaaagactGGTTTGACCTAGAACGAATTTTGAACTAAAGCCTATTTCTCagtgttttcttctctttcacttTCAAAGACCAGACTTTTGAACCCTAGAACAAATTTGCAGCCAAAAAACCGACAGATCCgatcccaccccccccccccaaaaaaaaaggagcaattGCATTTGAGTTTGAGTGAAGATGCTGAAGACCAGCAGATTGGAGCCATCTACCACTGGAGGAGATCTCTAAGAAATTGTCGGAGTGCTGACACTGATAGGGATTTCTGTGGGAAAATCGAAAGAGCAGGATGGAGGCAGGGCTTTTGTGCATCACCACTTTGCCGCCGAAGGTGGTAACATGCAGTCTAAAATGGCCTTCAACATTAAGGAAGAAACCGAACCCAAGTGTGCTAAACTACCAGAAatctcaaaccaaaatcaaatctaaaactgaCATAAGTTCAGTTCACTCCTCCATGAGGATCCAAGGCCCATGAGTTGGTTCTCATCCTAAACCCATGAAGATTGGTGCACAGAGATTTTCTCCAAGAACACATCCAAAGAGGGTTTTCTTCCTTAATTTCTAAGAAAAACCCTAGATTGCTGAAAGGAGCTAAGGAGAGATACCAATCTTCAATCATGACAGGCTATTTCCTCTTGGACTCAAAGATTccagtaagaagaagaaggaaagagaagaacagAGGTCAGGCGACAGCTTAGCTAACCCCGTGCAGGACCTCCAAATAACTCCAAACAGGTGCTGACTTTAGAACTAATGACAGTTTATGTAATCTGACTGAATAGCAAGCAAACAATGCATAAAACAGACCGTTATACCTTCAATACTACCCAACACAAGAAAGGAAAAGCCCAGATAACTAACCACGGTAGGAAGCAGCCTAAAACTACCAGCCACAGGTCAAAACTGGGGTTGAAAACCGAGAAATTAGGATGAATCCAAGAAGGAAAGAACTCAGATTTCACCAGTTTACTTTTACTTGCAAGGAGTTAAAACATCATAAATATTAAAACTTTGTGAAATCAAAAGCATGAGTACAACAATCTCCAAACGCATCCAACCGCCTACAGGCTATTTCCCAAACCATACAAATAATGAAACAAACACCATagctcaaaacccaaatcagcGCCACCGAAACACCACTAACAACTCATCATTCAATCAAGGAAACGGAAGTAGTtgcaaaagagaagagaaagaaaaggaaccACAAGAATGTAGCCATTTTGTGCTGAGTGTGATTTCTAAGAGAAGAAAGAGTGAATCCTTAGGTGATCCTCGTCGTTGTTAAAGcaaagaaaccctaaacctgcgATTCAATGTTTCAATCTgtttattttggggtttttacatggaagggtaaaatagtaagttTACcctactattttacccttcctCGTAAACTTGccatttagaaaatagaaaatgcaccatgtcatcacttaacgCTTTTCATCTAACGGGGTGGATTTAAGTGTAATTTCGTTTTCAAAATGAGGAATGTACTCGATATTATTAGCAAATAAGGGTGGtatgtcctataaaattttaaaataggggtagtacaagataattttccataTAAAAGTGACACGGGACATAACACTACTAAGggcataaaaggaaataaagggcataaaaagaaaaaagatatgaaGTAACTAATGAGGGGCCGATGTGCCACAAAGACCAAACTCAGATAGTTGTGGGCCCACTTAAGAAATTAAGCAACTTATGTCTAAGATTAAATGGCAAAACAGTAAATAGATAGATGTTTGCAACCAAGTGGCAGCCCAGTAATTAGATTGAAGTTCATAACGGTGGAACGGCACTTCTGTAAATAACCAGAAATTTCTACTGAGTGGGAGAATCATAATTCTAAGAACTTTCAATTAGAAGTAGCAAAGTAACAAAGATGGGTTAAAGGGTATTCTGGGAATCAAAGTTAAATAAGGACATAAGGTATTAAAGGGCTAAGTAGAGGTATTATTGGAAAAAATAGCAAATAATGTTAAAACACACTCACGATTGAAagggtcttcttcaaccttggaaATTCCCAAAACCAGCGAGAGTTGCCTCTATTCCAGGAAAAAAGGTTCTCACAGTTCAGGCCTAGGATTGGGCTGAAATCGCACGTGTAGGATCGCATAATCCAGCTCTATCAAACCCACCAAAATAAACCCAAAAGATCAAGTATTATGTTCAAATTCAACTCCTGGAATCACAAGGGGGGTAGGTACAGATCTAGCTAGGGTTGCAGCTGCATCTCCCACATAAGGGATCACTTTCAGGACAGAAATTCAAGGGGTAGAGTCGCCCATCAATGATGAACTAACACCCAAAATTTtgtgaagaaagaagatgagatgaggGAGATCTATCGATCTCTATGGGTCACCAAAGTCCACTTCAAAACAAGGCAGCAGGAATTATCGTGATACACTCCAGCAAGAACAATAAAGAAGAAGCCAACGATTGATGGgaaagggggagaagagagatttcagaggggaagagagagagaaagagaattgcacaaggggggggggggggaaagcgGGTTTCACaaggaggaaggagaggaacagaagaaggggaagaggaatcgtagggaagaagaagaagggggtttTGCTGGACAAGGAgggaacaagagagagaaaggggggagggggaagtcAAGCGCTTCACAAAATC
This window encodes:
- the LOC122081306 gene encoding uncharacterized protein LOC122081306 codes for the protein MANVDNTPIISSTDDDVEELILATLLIVQYHYSSDLYNREPRRDSAFTGAAWVHEVLHGHANRCYEEFGMERHVFLNLCLLMRHRGWLQDSRKIRVDEQLAMFMFRITGVGPTNRAVEERFQHSGQTVSYYFGKVLQGVLKLSKEYIKAPSFDEIPMEIIANNKWWPYFKMVHMLLL